In the Aristaeella hokkaidonensis genome, GCTGACTGAAACCGGCCAGACCCTGGTACCGATTGTGGATGCCCTGTGCAAATGGGGAGAACACTATTTTGAGCTGGCAGGTGTTCCTGTTCCTTGCGAAGGATGATTCCAGGCATTACCTGAATAATGATTGATTCGGCAGAATAATGACTCTGCACTGGAAGGTGAAAACATGTTTGGGCTTGGAACGATTATCAATACAGCGGCGATTATCCTTGGTGGCCTGGCTGGGCATTTCTTCGGCAGGCTGTTGAAGGAACGCCACCAGACTTCCCTGAATATGGCCTGTGGGATCAGTGTGCTGTTTATCGGCATTGCGGGAGCAATGCAGGGAATGCTGACCATTCATGACGGCGTAATTACCAGCGGCCAGGCAATGCTTGTCACAATCTGCCTGGCCCTGGGTACCCTGATCGGAGAGATCATAAATATTGAAGGATTATTTGAACGCTTCGGGGAATGGCTGAAGATCAAAACCGGCAATGCAAAGGAAAAGGATTTTGTCAACGCGTTTGTCACGGCGTCTCTGACAGTGTGCATCGGTGCGATGGCTCTTGTCGGAGCCATACAGGACGGTATTCTCGGGGACTGGTCGATCCTCGCGACCAAAGCGATCCTGGACTTCATCATTATTATGGTGATGACATGCTCCCTGGGGAAGGGCTGCGGTTTTTCCGCCATCCCGGTGCTGCTCTTTGAAG is a window encoding:
- a CDS encoding DUF554 domain-containing protein, giving the protein MFGLGTIINTAAIILGGLAGHFFGRLLKERHQTSLNMACGISVLFIGIAGAMQGMLTIHDGVITSGQAMLVTICLALGTLIGEIINIEGLFERFGEWLKIKTGNAKEKDFVNAFVTASLTVCIGAMALVGAIQDGILGDWSILATKAILDFIIIMVMTCSLGKGCGFSAIPVLLFEGLITLFASLLKPVMTDLAMNYLSLIGSILIFCVGLNLVWGKKVRVANMLPAVVLAVIAALIPV